One window of the Cryptomeria japonica chromosome 7, Sugi_1.0, whole genome shotgun sequence genome contains the following:
- the LOC131039858 gene encoding probable galacturonosyltransferase 10: MRRRAAEFRRPVRKQFSGRFWIVLGGFFIILFLLLFGHDKQSRTDTVEHEMNTFTRSVTEGMNITEEMISAKSITRQLGDQIALAKAYVVIAKESNDLQFAWELSAQIRNCQLLLSKAATRGSPVTMQEAEATIQELARLIFHAKEIHYDSATMIMKLKAHIQALEDRANAATVQSTTFGQLAAEAIPKGLYCLGIRLAMQWTNNPKLQKHMDDKNNSPRFADNNLYHFCVFSDNVLATSVVVNSTTYNADHPELLVFHIVTDEINFGAMQAWFSMHHYKGAAIEVQNVEDFTWFNASYVPVLKQLQDAETQSYYFSGSQDTNTAIKFRNPKYLSILNHIRFYIPEIYPALEKVLFLDDDVVIQKDLTPLFSIDLHGNVNGAVETCLETFHRYHKYLNFSHPKIKSHFDPDTCGWAFGMNVFDLVAWKKANVTSTYHYWQEQNIDHTLWKLGTLPPGLLTFYGITEPLDRRWHVLGLGYDPNVDNQLIESAAVLHYNGNMKPWLKMAMSRYKSLWEKYVNYSDPLLEQCSVR; this comes from the coding sequence ATGAACACATTTACTAGAAGTGTGACAGAAGGAATGAATATCACAGAAGAGATGATTAGTGCAAAGTCCATTACAAGGCAGTTGGGAGATCAGATAGCTCTGGCAAAAGCATATGTAGTAATTGCAAAAGAAAGTAACGATTTGCAATTTGCATGGGAATTGAGTGCACAAATCAGAAATTGCCAATTACTGCTATCTAAAGCAGCCACAAGAGGAAGTCCTGTCACTATGCAGGAAGCAGAGGCTACCATCCAAGAATTAGCAAGACTGATCTTTCATGCAAAAGAGATTCACTATGACAGTGCAACTATGATTATGAAACTAAAGGCACACATACAAGCTTTGGAAGATCGTGCAAATGCTGCCACTGTACAAAGCACAACATTTGGACAGTTAGCAGCGGAAGCAATTCCTAAGGGCCTTTACTGCTTGGGTATAAGATTAGCAATGCAATGGACCAACAATCCTAAACTCCAGAAGCATATGGATGACAAGAACAATTCTCCAAGGTTCGCAGACAATAATTTGTATCACTTTTGTGTGTTTTCTGATAATGTTCTTGCAACATCAGTTGTGGTGAACTCTACAACCTATAATGCGGATCATCCAGAGCTGCTTGTTTTTCATATAGTCACAGATGAAATAAATTTTGGAGCCATGCAGGCTTGGTTTTCTATGCATCATTACAAGGGGGCAGCTATAGAAGTACAGAATGTGGAAGACTTCACATGGTTTAATGCATCATATGTCCCTGTCTTGAAGCAGCTGCAAGATGCTGAAACACAAAGTTACTATTTTAGTGGTTCCCAAGATACTAATACTGCAATTAAATTTCGTAATCCCAAGTACCTTTCTATTTTAAACCACATAAGGTTTTATATTCCTGAAATATATCCTGCACTGGAGAAAGTTTTATTTCTAGATGATGATGTAGTTATTCAGAAAGACTTGACACCACTTTTCTCTATAGATTTGCATGGAAATGTTAATGGGGCAGTGGAAACCTGCCTAGAGACTTTTCATCGATATCATAAGTATCTTAATTTCTCTCACCCAAAGATTAAGTCTCATTTTGACCCAGATACCTGTGGATGGGCCTTTGGGATGAATGTTTTTGATCTTGTAGCATGGAAGAAAGCTAATGTCACTAGCACGTATCATTACTGGCAGGAGCAAAACATAGATCATACACTCTGGAAATTGGGAACTTTGCCTCCTGGCTTGCTTACATTCTATGGTATAACTGAACCACTTGACAGACGGTGGCATGTATTAGGTTTAGGCTATGATCCCAATGTTGATAATCAGCTCATTGAGAGTGCTGCAGTTTTGCATTATAATGGGAATATGAAACCCTGGTTGAAGATGGCAATGAGCAGGTATAAATCTTTATGGGAAAAGTATGTCAATTACTCCGATCCGTTGTTGGAGCAATGCAGTGTTCGTTAA